The following are encoded in a window of Candidatus Hydrogenedentota bacterium genomic DNA:
- a CDS encoding glycosyltransferase family 39 protein gives MSGNICEQSTKRSVLPVSPWAGVCAIVLLATGLRLYGITRESPWLDEIITLQYLDASNPIQYLREVHTRNPAFPPVYFLMEYFWARLFTNPIVPLRLLSLFTGIVGILAVYMLAARLFTHRAGLISALCIAMNSLHTYYSVEIRGYMLVFAFAAISGYSFVMAVETGRRAYWALNLSMNLLMAWTHIFSVLFFISQGLVLLFRRQRHGMGIMYWFAANGCFALSALLWIKLHDNGTILSGVSWITKPSIFNLENHSIFGFFMLCAGRRCLDSLDSSQMYIVHLMPIMDTLLAVIFLAIMLPAGIFALQRIHFPNDSPMVMSPKEKTIFLIAWLMAPPFFLYILSCLWVPCFVSRYMLYSLVPFCILISVGITALPVRWTRKTIVTTIMVLLGFQTIPLLAVPQRPDWKAAAAVVRQSFKPSLPLLTANELDKVSLHYFMEPFRRIKAAESPPDAASAALVLLKRHTGVVVVLQEAARRKICAAFEEKLTGLPVSFSVTTIRGARPIHIYHLVRQPNKPVSGQIIQTSTEDLMARFENTRHSK, from the coding sequence ATGAGCGGGAATATATGCGAACAATCAACGAAAAGATCTGTTCTGCCCGTTTCGCCTTGGGCAGGCGTTTGTGCGATTGTTCTCTTGGCGACAGGACTACGGCTTTATGGTATTACCAGGGAAAGTCCTTGGCTTGACGAGATCATAACTCTTCAATATCTCGACGCATCGAACCCAATCCAATATCTCCGTGAAGTCCATACACGAAATCCGGCTTTTCCGCCTGTATATTTCCTGATGGAATATTTCTGGGCGCGGCTGTTCACTAATCCCATCGTTCCGTTGCGTCTGCTTTCATTGTTCACGGGGATTGTCGGGATATTAGCCGTTTACATGCTTGCTGCCCGTTTGTTCACGCATCGGGCCGGCCTTATTTCCGCTCTCTGCATCGCCATGAATAGTCTTCACACGTATTATTCGGTTGAAATACGCGGATATATGTTGGTTTTTGCCTTTGCGGCAATATCCGGCTATTCGTTTGTCATGGCCGTGGAAACTGGACGTCGCGCGTATTGGGCCTTGAATCTTTCGATGAATCTGCTTATGGCATGGACTCATATTTTCTCCGTGCTTTTCTTCATTTCACAGGGTCTTGTGCTATTGTTTCGACGGCAAAGGCACGGTATGGGGATAATGTATTGGTTTGCGGCAAACGGATGTTTTGCGTTATCAGCCTTGTTATGGATCAAATTGCATGACAACGGCACGATCTTGTCCGGAGTTTCCTGGATCACCAAACCCTCAATTTTCAATCTTGAAAATCACAGCATCTTCGGATTTTTCATGCTTTGCGCGGGAAGACGATGCCTTGACTCTCTTGATTCATCCCAAATGTATATTGTCCATCTCATGCCAATCATGGACACTTTGCTGGCCGTCATCTTCTTGGCAATTATGCTTCCTGCGGGAATTTTCGCCTTACAACGGATCCATTTCCCAAATGATTCCCCCATGGTAATGAGCCCGAAAGAAAAGACGATTTTTCTCATTGCCTGGCTCATGGCCCCCCCCTTTTTTCTTTATATTCTTTCATGCCTCTGGGTTCCCTGTTTTGTATCCCGGTATATGCTTTATTCGCTGGTTCCGTTCTGCATACTCATAAGTGTGGGGATAACGGCCCTGCCTGTGAGATGGACGAGAAAGACCATTGTAACGACGATAATGGTTCTTCTCGGATTCCAGACCATTCCTCTCCTTGCCGTACCGCAAAGACCCGATTGGAAAGCAGCTGCTGCCGTAGTGCGCCAATCCTTCAAACCGTCCTTGCCTCTGTTGACTGCCAACGAATTGGACAAAGTTTCGCTTCATTACTTTATGGAACCATTTCGTCGGATCAAAGCGGCCGAATCGCCCCCCGATGCGGCGAGTGCCGCTTTGGTATTGTTGAAGCGGCATACCGGCGTCGTGGTCGTGCTGCAGGAAGCCGCTCGCAGGAAAATATGCGCCGCATTCGAGGAGAAATTAACTGGGCTCCCTGTTTCTTTTTCCGTCACGACTATCAGGGGCGCCCGCCCCATCCACATCTACCATCTTGTCCGACAACCCAACAAGCCGG